A genomic stretch from Candidatus Sysuiplasma jiujiangense includes:
- the purE gene encoding 5-(carboxyamino)imidazole ribonucleotide mutase, translated as MPLVGVIMGSKNDYEHMSAAVETLREFGVDVEQKIVSAHRTPQFMYDYASGAAARGVEIIIAGAGGAAHLPGMVASLTYLPVIGVPIPAGHLRGLDSLLSIVQMPAGIPVATVAIGNSRNAALLALRILGLKHRDIAERMISFMKKQTSEVLNEKRD; from the coding sequence ACGATTACGAACACATGTCGGCAGCAGTGGAAACGCTTAGAGAATTCGGCGTAGATGTTGAACAGAAAATTGTTTCGGCACACAGAACACCGCAGTTCATGTACGATTATGCATCCGGTGCTGCAGCGAGAGGAGTGGAGATCATAATCGCAGGCGCGGGGGGCGCGGCACATCTTCCGGGAATGGTTGCATCCCTTACATATCTGCCCGTCATCGGAGTCCCAATACCGGCAGGGCATCTGAGGGGGCTGGATTCCCTCCTGTCAATCGTTCAGATGCCCGCCGGTATTCCCGTGGCGACGGTTGCCATAGGCAATTCAAGGAACGCTGCTCTGCTTGCGCTCAGAATACTTGGTTTGAAACACAGAGATATTGCCGAGCGGATGATATCCTTCATGAAGAAGCAGACATCGGAAGTGCTTAATG